Proteins from a single region of Aureibacter tunicatorum:
- a CDS encoding DUF6368 family protein codes for MSNKIWPHHFCDIEFLEEWLKSPHFHLIK; via the coding sequence ATATCTAATAAAATTTGGCCTCATCATTTCTGTGACATTGAATTCTTAGAAGAATGGCTTAAAAGTCCTCACTTTCACTTAATCAAGTAA